One region of Candidatus Micrarchaeum acidiphilum ARMAN-2 genomic DNA includes:
- a CDS encoding sodium/hydrogen exchanger, with the protein MINVNILFVFVAAVAILGFILNSLFDKIKITSILPLMLIGLVIGPALHLINTGPGSVVQSLTPYISALAIAFILFDVGLNMDPKRLRKVFYTATKFTFVAAISTGLVLGAIAYLTFGWNLVESMMFGFALSGPSSIIVPTLVKVIRAPDDLKTTLLYESVSSDTVELIIPIILLEILVQSNLTPVGVFGLVIATIFGSIIFGVAAAIIWLFIMNRFKSYSREYSWMLTIAVVLAAYGISEIVGLNGLITVFVFGIIFTAVGSNSSSNAGPAHEPSFAEKYLSLPDDVEHIKSYQREVALFTSTFFFVYIGMLFSVSSATLLAVLLTVMLALIIILVRSAFVPMLKGYMDKDPHYRGKQSSLISYNVARGLSPSIVATLPLAAGIVIPGFLDAIFMVILFTNVVSTIGIFFAYRDYDSAPKKPAA; encoded by the coding sequence ATGATAAACGTCAACATACTGTTCGTCTTCGTGGCCGCGGTGGCCATACTGGGCTTCATACTCAACTCGCTTTTCGACAAGATAAAGATAACCAGCATACTGCCGCTGATGCTGATAGGGCTCGTAATAGGCCCAGCCCTGCACCTAATAAACACCGGCCCCGGAAGCGTGGTACAGTCCCTTACTCCTTACATAAGCGCCCTTGCAATAGCGTTCATACTTTTCGACGTCGGTCTGAACATGGACCCAAAAAGGCTGAGGAAAGTTTTCTACACGGCCACAAAGTTCACTTTTGTAGCAGCAATAAGCACGGGCCTAGTGCTCGGCGCAATAGCATACCTCACGTTTGGCTGGAACCTCGTCGAGTCGATGATGTTCGGCTTCGCGCTTTCAGGGCCGAGCAGCATCATAGTGCCCACTCTGGTAAAGGTGATAAGGGCGCCTGACGACCTCAAGACGACGCTTTTATACGAGAGTGTGTCATCCGACACCGTTGAGCTCATAATACCAATAATACTTCTCGAGATACTGGTCCAGTCCAACCTTACGCCAGTAGGCGTGTTCGGGCTTGTTATCGCAACGATATTCGGCTCTATAATATTCGGCGTGGCAGCTGCAATAATATGGCTCTTCATCATGAACCGGTTCAAATCCTATAGCAGGGAATACAGCTGGATGCTCACCATAGCCGTGGTCCTGGCAGCATACGGAATTTCCGAGATTGTAGGGCTGAACGGGCTGATAACTGTTTTCGTATTCGGAATAATATTCACGGCGGTCGGATCTAACTCATCGTCAAATGCTGGCCCGGCCCACGAGCCGTCGTTCGCAGAGAAATACCTCTCGCTGCCCGACGACGTAGAGCATATCAAGAGCTACCAGCGCGAGGTAGCTCTGTTTACCAGCACGTTCTTCTTCGTCTACATAGGCATGCTATTCAGCGTGAGCAGCGCGACTTTGCTCGCCGTGCTGCTGACGGTAATGCTCGCATTGATAATAATACTGGTCAGGAGCGCGTTCGTGCCTATGCTAAAAGGCTATATGGACAAGGACCCGCACTACAGAGGCAAGCAGAGTTCTCTCATATCATACAACGTTGCGCGAGGACTGTCCCCATCGATAGTGGCCACGCTGCCGCTGGCCGCCGGGATAGTCATACCAGGATTCCTAGACGCAATATTCATGGTGATACTCTTCACCAACGTGGTGTCCACCATAGGCATATTCTTTGCATACCGCGATTACGACAGTGCCCCAAAGAAGCCGGCGGCGTGA